TCGGTCGGCGCGGAGCTGCAGCCGGCCAGCGCCAGCAGCAGGCCGGCCAGCGCGACGGCAGACGCTTGCCGGCTCAGGCCGATGGCACCGGCGGGCCGTTGGCCGTGGAGATCAGGACGGTGCATGGGCGGATCCGACTATGATCGAATCATTCTACGGTGGCCCCTCGGCGGCCGCCTCGACCGCTGTACCTGCCCACCTCCGACCGCTCGACGTTCCCATGAGCCACGCCGACGACCTGAAGAGCAGCGGCCTGAAGGCGACGCTGCCACGCCTGAAGATCCTCGAGGTCTTTCAGCGCAGCGACCAGCGCCACATGACGGCCGAGGACGTGTTCAAGGCGCTGATGCACGAGGGCGCCGACATCGGCCTGGCCACCGTCTACCGGGTGCTGATGCAGTTCGAGCAGGCGGGGCTGCTGTCGCGCAGCCACTTCGAGTCCGGCAAGTCGGTGTTCGAGCTCAACGAAGGCCAGCACCACGACCACCTCGTCTGCGTGACCTGCGGCCGGGTCGAGGAGTTCTACGACGCGGAGATCGAGGCGCGCCAGCACGAGGTGGCGCTGCGCCGCGGCTTCGACCTGCGCGAGCACGCGTTGTCGCTGTACGCCGTGTGCACGAAGAAGGACTGCCCGCACCGGCACGGCTAGCCGCTCGCGGCGCCGGTCGCCTCAGCCGTCGCCGCGTTCCATCGCCCGCTGGTGGCGCTGGATGAACTCCCGGTAGGTGTCGATGCCGCGCAGCTGCAGGATCGTGTTGCGCACCGCCGCCTCGACCAGCACCGCCAGGTTGCGGCCGGCGTCGACGGCGATGATGGCCTTGCGCACCGGCACGTCGAGGATCTCCTCGTACAGCGGCTCGTAGGGCAGGCGCTCGAACTCGCGGTCCAGGGTCTCCTTGCGCACCAGGTGCACGATGAGCTTGAGCCGCATCTTCCGCCGCACCGCGGTCTCGCCGAAGATGGCCTTGATGTCCAGCAGGCCGATGCCCCGCACCTCCAGCAGGTTCATCAGCAGCTCGGGACAGCGGCCTTCCAGCGAAGTCTGCGAGACGCGGTAGAGGTCCACCGCGTCGTCGGCCACCAGGCCGTGGCCGCGCGAGATCAGTTCCAGCCCGAGCTCGCTCTTGCCCAGGCCCGATTCGCCGGTGAGCAGCACGCCCAGGCCGAGGATGTCCATGAACACGCCATGCCGCGTCGTGCGGTCGGCGAACAGCTGGCCGAGGTAGCCGCGCACCACGTCGATGACGTGGCCGGCCGACTCGGCGGTGACGAACAGCGGGATGTCGGCGCGGTCGCACATCGCCACCAGCCGGTCCGGCGGCGTGGCGCCGTCGGCGACGATGAGCACCGGCGGCTCCAGCGTGACGATGCGCGAGATGCGCCGCTCCTGGTCCTCCGGCGCGTCGCGGTTGAGGTAGGCCACCTCGCGCGAGCCGACCAGCTGCACCCGGTAGGGGTGGATGTAGTTGAGGTAGCCGACCAAGTCGGCCGCCGAACGCGCGTTGAGCACCGCCGCGTCGTCGAACCGACGCTCGGGGTAGGCGTGGCCGGCGATCCACTCCCAGTGCAGCGCCTCGCGGTGGGCTTCGAACAACGCCTCCGCGCTGATGGAGGTGGGTTTCATGTCGGCCCGCGTCCGTTGGCCGGCCGCCCCGCATGGGGGCCCGACGAGCGACCGGGTGACCCGGATCGCACGTCCCTCACCGAGCGCGACCGCTCCTGGCCGCGTTGCGGCCGGTCCCAGAGGGACGGCCCAGTCACCCTCAAGCGACGGATTTCAACGGCTCCCAGTCGGAGATCAGCTTGTGCACCACCGCCGCGTCGGTCTCGACGCGCAGCCGCTCGCGCAGCGCCCGATCGCTCAGCAGCTCGGCGATCTCGGAGAGGATCTC
The sequence above is a segment of the Aquabacterium sp. J223 genome. Coding sequences within it:
- the fur gene encoding ferric iron uptake transcriptional regulator, with translation MSHADDLKSSGLKATLPRLKILEVFQRSDQRHMTAEDVFKALMHEGADIGLATVYRVLMQFEQAGLLSRSHFESGKSVFELNEGQHHDHLVCVTCGRVEEFYDAEIEARQHEVALRRGFDLREHALSLYAVCTKKDCPHRHG
- the hprK gene encoding HPr(Ser) kinase/phosphatase, whose protein sequence is MKPTSISAEALFEAHREALHWEWIAGHAYPERRFDDAAVLNARSAADLVGYLNYIHPYRVQLVGSREVAYLNRDAPEDQERRISRIVTLEPPVLIVADGATPPDRLVAMCDRADIPLFVTAESAGHVIDVVRGYLGQLFADRTTRHGVFMDILGLGVLLTGESGLGKSELGLELISRGHGLVADDAVDLYRVSQTSLEGRCPELLMNLLEVRGIGLLDIKAIFGETAVRRKMRLKLIVHLVRKETLDREFERLPYEPLYEEILDVPVRKAIIAVDAGRNLAVLVEAAVRNTILQLRGIDTYREFIQRHQRAMERGDG